One genomic window of Punica granatum isolate Tunisia-2019 chromosome 1, ASM765513v2, whole genome shotgun sequence includes the following:
- the LOC116203602 gene encoding zinc finger BED domain-containing protein RICESLEEPER 2-like — MGKALVFLGLLAVGLLGLVGFSGFPTEDLVARLPDQPEVGFRQFAGYVDVDLRHGRSLFYYFVEADKDPDKKPLTLWLNGGIMSSENNLEVNLESSRKEKSMATINEDDDVVELDADEIQDTATGTQAGTSKGKRKRRLTSPVWQFFEKLAEKSIDEYTAIRSVFAYLSENVPVISRNTARADVLKVYKKEKSRVKSLLEEASGRICLTSYLWTSIATDGYLSLTAHFIDKNWSLQKRILNFSPMPPPHTGVALSNKITSLLAEWGIEGRLFSITLDNASANDTFAGLLRSHLNLKDALLAKGEFFHQRCCAHIINLIVQDGLKETDVAVDKVRESVKYVKGSQVRKEKFLECVKLLSLNPKKGLRQDVPTRWNSTFLMLDSAFYYHRAFCHLELSDSNYTNCPTSLEWQKIEKIKKFLGVFFEITNLFSGSKYPTANLYFSSTFKAYVLLKEYSDGTDEDLRAMSLRMLMKFEKYWFEFSVILSIALILDPRYKLEFVDWSYRKLYGSQSSEFQTIRDKLFSFYEEYTARQKVDLSSASKEKVVPDHQESETVDMLEEFDDYADNVYSASSKKSELEKYLDETRSDRKTDLDILEYWKINSQRYPTVARMARDILSIPISTVASEAAFSCGGRVLDQYRSSLKPDLVEALMYSRDWLYGLADGCGISMDQLTEDVMNLNISDEPSTQGSNTVKP; from the exons ATGGGTAAAGCTTTGGTCTTTTTGGGTTTATTAGCGGTTGGGCTGTTGGGGTTGGTCGGGTTCAGCGGGTTCCCAACCGAGGACTTGGTGGCGAGGTTGCCCGATCAGCCCGAGGTCGGGTTCAGGCAGTTTGCCGGGTACGTCGATGTCGATTTGAGACATGGGAGGAGCTTGTTCTATTACTTTGTTGAGGCAGACAAGGACCCCGACAAGAAGCCTCTCACCCTCTGGCTCAATGGAG GGATAATGAGTTCAGAAAATAATTTGGAGGTGAACTTGGAATCCTCTAGGAAGGAAAAATCCATGGCCACGATAAACGAAGATGATGATGTAGTGGAGCTTGATGCAGATGAGATTCAAGACACTGCAACAGGAACTCAGGCAGGGACATCGAAAGGCAAGCGAAAAAGAAGGTTGACATCACCTGTTTGGCAATTCTTTGAGAAGTTGGCAGAAAAGTCGATTGATG AGTATACTGCGATTAGATCTGTATTCGCATATTTGAGTGAGAATGTGCCTGTTATATCTCGAAATACTGCAAGGGCTGATGTGTTGAAAGtttataaaaaagagaagTCACGGGTTAAGAGCTTGCTTGAGGAAGCTAGTGGTAGAATTTGTTTGACATCTTATTTGTGGACCTCTATTGCTACTGATGGGTATCTCTCTTTGACCGCacattttattgataaaaattgGAGTTTGCAAAAGAGGATTCTGAATTTCTCTCCTATGCCACCTCCACATACTGGTGTGGCATTGAGCAATAAGATTACCTCTTTGTTGGCTGAGTGGGGTATTGAGGGAAGATTATTTTCTATTACTTTAGATAATGCCTCCGCCAATGACACTTTCGCGGGCTTGTTGAGATCGCATTTGAATTTGAAGGATGCACTTTTAGCCAAAGGTGAATTCTTTCATCAACGATGTTGTGCGCATATCATTAATTTGATTGTGCAAGATGGACTAAAAGAGACTGATGTTGCGGTAGACAAAGTGCGGGAGAGTGTCAAGTATGTTAAGGGGTCTcaagttagaaaagaaaaatttcttGAATGTGTGAAACTCTTGTCTTTGAATCCGAAGAAAGGCTTGAGGCAAGATGTCCCTACTCGTTGGAATTCAACATTTCTTATGCTTGACAGTGCATTCTATTATCATCGTGCATTTTGCCACCTAGAGTTAAGTGATTCCAATTATACAAATTGTCCTACCTCACTGGAGTGGCAGAAGATTGAGAAGATAAAGAAGTTCTTGGGGGTTTTCTTTGAGATTACGAACTTGTTTTCTGGAAGTAAGTATCCAACCGCAAATCTATACTTTTCTTCTACTTTCAAAGCATATGTGTTGCTCAAGGAGTATAGTGATGGGACAGATGAAGATCTGAGAGCAATGTCATTGAGGATGcttatgaaatttgaaaagtacTGGTTTGAATTTTCAGTGATTTTATCGATTGCGTTGATATTGGACCCCAGGTATAAACTTGAGTTTGTGGATTGGAGTTACAGAAAGTTATATGGTAGTCAATCTTCAGAATTTCAAACTATTCGGGACAAATTATTCTCATTTTATGAAGAATATACAGCACGTCAGAAGGTGGATCTATCATCTGCATCAAAAGAGAAGGTGGTGCCGGATCATCAAGAGTCCGAGACCGTGGATATGCTGGag gAGTTCGATGATTATGCTGATAATGTGTATTCAGCATCTTCAAAAAAGTCTGAGCTAGAAAAGTACTTAGATGAGACAAGGAGCGATAGAAAGACGGACTTGGACATTCTTGAGTATTGGAAAATTAACTCCCAACGATATCCGACAGTTGCAAGGATGGCTCGTGATATTTTAAGCATTCCCATATCCACGGTTGCCTCCGAGGCAGCATTCAGCTGTGGAGGTCGTGTTCTCGATCAATATCGGAGTTCTTTGAAACCCGACCTTGTGGAAGCACTCATGTACTCTCGAGATTGGCTTTATGGATTAGCTG ATGGTTGTGGGATTTCCATGGATCAACTCACAGAGGATGTGATGAACTTAAATATTAGCGATGAGCCATCAACTCAAGGATCCAATACAGTG AAACCTTGA